A segment of the Catenuloplanes nepalensis genome:
GCGCTCCTGGACGACGCTGGCGGCACGGTGATGCAGGTTGATCACGTCAAGGCCGGCAGGTGGGTGTTCGCCGGCGGCCACAACGACGGCGAGCTACCCGATGTGACTGTGGTGCGGGAAGCCAGCGAGGAACTGGGGGTGGCCGCCGAGTTTCATCCGGCGATCGGGCCGCTGCCGTTGTTCGTCACTGAGAGCCGGGTCGGTGCCGACGGCGATCCGATGGCGCACACCGACGTCACCTTGTGGTACGTGATCCGGGGGCAGGAGGGCATGCCGATCCAGCCGGACCTGCGCGAGTTCTCCGGTACCCGCTGGGTCCGGCTGGTTGACGTTGATCGGTGGGTGGGCGACTGCTTCGCCCCTGATCAGGTGAG
Coding sequences within it:
- a CDS encoding NUDIX domain-containing protein, with protein sequence MVVDEALRDAIRDLVAGIRPLDAIETSTQASVLEWIDSGEPLFREHGAVPPRHLAVFFALLDDAGGTVMQVDHVKAGRWVFAGGHNDGELPDVTVVREASEELGVAAEFHPAIGPLPLFVTESRVGADGDPMAHTDVTLWYVIRGQEGMPIQPDLREFSGTRWVRLVDVDRWVGDCFAPDQVSRFVTKLSGALESARVTV